Sequence from the Candidatus Rokuibacteriota bacterium genome:
CTACGAGCGCCGCTACCAGAGCCGTGTCGTCTCCCAGCTCATGCGCCGGGCCCAGGAACTCGGCTACACCCTCACCAAAACCGCGGACGTCTCACCCCCTGCCGGTTCACCCGCGTGATGATGTTACTTGGAAGAGCAGGCTAAGCCATGCGGCGGCTGGCCCTCGTCACGCTGGCGCTCGTCCTCGCGGGCGCCGGCGTGCTGGCGGCATCGCCCGGCGACATGGCGCGCGTGGGCCCGGGAGTGCTCCGTCCGGTCTACGCGCCCGCACCCGGCGTGACGACGGTCGACGTCGCGGCCTTCACGCTGGACCGGCTGCCCGTGACCAACGGGGAGTTCCTGAGCTTCGTCACCGGGCACCCCGGCTGGCGGCGCGACCGCGTGGCCCGCGTGTTCGCCGACGACGGCTACCTGGCGCATTGGGCCGGACCGGTGGAGCTGGGGCCCGACGCCCGTCCCGATCAGCCGGTGACGCGCGTGAGCTGGTTCGCCGCCAAAGCCTACTGCAGTGCCCGGGGCAAGCGGCTGCCGACGGAGGCCGAGTGGGAGCTCGCGGGGGCCGCCGGAGACACGGGCCCGGATGGCGCGGCCGAGCCGGGGTTCCGGGAACGCATCCTGGCCTGGTACGCCAGGCCGGCGACGGCGAAGCTGCCCGCGGTGGGCAGCGGGCAGCCCAACTTCTGGGGGATCCGCGACCTCCACGGACTCGTGTGGGAGTGGGTCCTCGATTACAACAGCACGCTGGTCTCCGGCGACAGCCGGAGCGGCAAGAGCGCCGACCGCCTCCCGTTCTGCGGGACGGGCGCCTTCACCGCCGGGGACAACGAGGACTACGCCAGCTTCATGCGGCTGGCCTTCCGCAGCTCGCTCGAGGCGCGGTACACGACGCGCGCGCTCGGGTTCCGCTGCGCGGGCGACGTCGAGGTCGCTTCACGATGAGGGTCATGGCGATCGCCGCCGTCGCGGGCCTCCTGGCCGCCGGAGTCGCCGCCGCGCCGCCGGCAGCGGCCGAGGATCATCACCACAAGGCGATGGAGGCGGCCCCGCCGCGAGGGGACTCCATCTACGCGCTCTCGGCGTCGCTCGTGGACCAGCGCGGCCGGCCGGTCTGCCTGGACCTCTTCCGCGGCCATCCCGTGCTGATCAGCATGTTCTACGCGACCTGCCCGGACGCATGCCCGCTCCTGATCGCCGATTTGCAGCGGATCGAGCGCGAGCTGCCCCCTCGTATCAAAGCCGATCTCCGGATAGCCCTCGTGAGCCTCGATCCGGAGCGCGACACGCCGGACGCCCTCCGGGCGCTGGCTCGGGCCCGTCACGTGGACGAGTTCCGCTGGCGGCTGCTGCGCGCGCCGGAGGACACGGTCCGCGAGATCGCCGCGCTGCTCGGCATCAAGTACCGCCGGCTGGCCGACGGCAACTTCAACCACTCCTCGGTCATCACGCTGCTCGACCCCGACGGCGTCATCCTTGTGCGCGACGAGGGCATAGGGGGTTCGCACGCGACTCTCCTGCGGAGCCTGCGGGCCGCGCAGTCGGCTCCGAGCCGCTGAGGTCGGCTGCCGCCGCGGGGCGGGCTCGGGCTACGCGAGGAGACCGCGGTTCCGCGGGCTGAGCTTTATGCGCTCGGGCGTCCAGGGAGGATCGAAGGTGATGCGGACGTCCACGCTCAGGACGCCCGGCACGGCCGTGACGGTTTGGCGGATCCAGCCCGGCATCACGTCGTGGACGGGGCAGCCGGGCGCCGTCAGCGTCATGGTGATGGTGACGGCGCCGTTGACGATGTCGATGTCGTAGACCAGCCCGAGCTCGACCACCGACATGCCGAGCTCGGGATCGAGCACGCCGCCGAGCGCCTCGAGCACCTGCTCGCGCGTCGGCGCGTCCGAGGAGCCGGCGATGGCGGGCGCGCGGTCGAAGGCGCTCATGCCGTGCGCGCGCCTGCCGCGGCGGCGGGCCGCCGTCCGCACGGCGCCATGTGGTGAAGGACGCGCGCGACCGCGGCGGCGAAGCAGACCGCGCCTGCGGCGAGTATCACGCCCGCAGCGCCGATGAGGCGCGCGTGGCCGGTGGCGAGCGCCGCGGCCAGGGCCGTGACTCCACCGGTGAGGAGCGCGTACGCGAGCCCTTCGGCCGCGGGCCAGCCCAGCTGCGCCAGCGTCGGCACGGGGGCGCGGCCGGCAAGGGGGCTGTAGATCCGGTACCAGACGAGGAACGGGATGATCTTCAGCATCATCCCCACGATGGTGAGCGAGACCCAGCCTCCCAGCGCGAGGACCGCATAGGCCAGCGCGGCGCGCGGTCCCGAGAGGAGGTCGAAGGCCAACCCGAGCCCCACGGCCCCGGCCGCGATCAGGAACACCGAGCCCGTCAGCACGAAGCGGAGGCCCCAATCGAGCGCGGGGCGCTTGCGGTCACGGGCCATGCGAGACACCCACGTGAGATGCGCCGCCGCGGCGGCGGCGATCGCGATCGCGCTGGGCGCGACGAGCGCGGGGGCACCGAGCAGGCCCGTGACGACCGCGGGCACGCCGAGTGCCAGTCCCCAGAACTGGACCCGCTCGGGCCAGCCGCTGGGCTCGGGCGCCAGCAGGAACATCGGGTAGACCCGCGCCGCGACACCGATGAGCATGGGCGCTACCCAGCCCAGGAGCGCCAAGTGGAAATGGGCGTGGAGCGTCGGGAAGAACCCGCCCGGGAGGAACTTCCAGATCCTGTCCGCGCCCAGGACGAGCCCGAAGACAACAGTCAACCCGAGTCCCGTGAAGGCCATGGCGATGAAACGCGCCGTGAAGGTCCAACGCTCGACGCTGGAGAGCGTCAGCGCCACGTTGACGAGATGCATCGCCACGCCCGCGCCCACCATCGCGGCGGTCATGAGGAGCCCGGGCCACCGGCCGATGTAGAAGTGCGCCACCATGCCCGCGATGCCGACCGCCAGGATCCAGAACTGCCAGCGGGCGAGCCGCTGGCTCCACACGGGACGCTCGAGCACGATGGGGATGAGCTGGTACGAGGCGCCCATGATGCTGAGCGTGATCCACCCCAGCGTCACCGTGTGGGCCAGCGCGGTTAGGCGCGGGTGGTAGTAGTGCCCCGCGAGCTCCGGGGCGAGCGCCGGCACGGCCGCGCAGGCCAGGACGAAGGCCGCGACGGCGGTCACGAGATAGGACAGGGGTAGTGTCGGCGACGGCGCCTTGGCCGTGCTGGGCCCAGCCCCCGTCACGGCGGTGCTGCTCCCGGGCAGCGGACCACGATGCGCACGAGGCCGGGCTCGACCTCCTCCGTGTCGTGCAGGAAACCGCGTTCGTCGAGCTGCGGGTAGAGGAGCATGGGCCGCCGCTCGTGGAGCACGACGAGGCGCTGCCCGGGCGCGAGCGTGTCGAGCCGCTCGAGGATCTGGACCATGGGCTCCGGAGGCTCGAGCCCGCGCACGTCGAGAACGGCCATGTCACCCTCGGCGGACGCGGCGGCGCGCGCGCCCGCGACCGCCTCCGCCGGCGCGGAGGGCTCGCGGTAGAACCAGACGGTCCAGTCGTCCGGCGCGCTCTGCTCGCTCCAGCTGGCGAAGCCGCGCTTGCCGAGCGCGGCAAGGAGCGGCACGGGCTCGAAGGGCGCGCGCAGGACGAGCGCCTGCTCCGGAGTCAGCGCCTTGACGGTCGCCATGATCCTGGCGAACGGCTCCTGGCCGCGGCGGATGTCCTCCCGAACGTCGAGGTGGACCTCGTTCGCCGCGGTCACCCGGCGGAGCGCCTGCGGGCGGTCTGCCACGACCTTACGCCTTCACGGCCGCGGGGCGGTTGAGCGCGTCCAGCAGCGCGTCGAGCGCGACGCCCGCCGAGGCGGCGGCCTCGCGCAGTGTCAGGTGCGCTCCACAGCAGTGGTTGATCCCCATCTCCTTCATGATGTCGAGGGCCCCAGCGTAGTGGTGGGCGACGTCACCTACTGTGAGATCGGCGGTGATGGGCGCGCCCGTGGCTTGAGCCGTCGCGGGCGAATTGGATTGGCAGCCGCATTCGTGAGCCATGGTGTTCTTCCTCCTTGCTGGGAAGGTTACGCCACGGCGCTGGAGGCGCCTATGACGGCGGTCATAGGTGGTGAAGCAATGGACAAGCGGCGGGGATCAGTGCTGGGCTGCGGCGGGGGGCATGCGGACGCGGCGCCACATGTTGACGACGAAGAGCAGCGCGCCGCCGAGCTGGCCGAGACTGCCGGCGGCGATCGCGAGCCGGAGCGCGGGGGCGGGCGAGAGCCCCGCCCACAGCTCGGCTGCGGCGCGCACCGCGGTGGAGACGGCCATCATCCAGTAGACGGCTTCCGCCAGCTCCGGCCGGTAGCGCGTGTCGTCCTTGGCCGGTCTCGGGAACATCCACGTCGCCACGCCCATGACCATCATCAGCATGAAGCCCACGAGAAGCAGGTGGACGTGCGCGGTGATGAAGAGCCTCGGCGGGTAGCGGCCCGCCAGGAACTCGGCGGCGACGATCCAGCCGCCCAGGAGGAGCCCGGCCAGGAGGAAGACGAAGCTCGTCTTGATGTAGCGGCGTACCAGCGGCGTCACGGCGCCTCAGTCCTCGGGCTCGCCCGCCGCGATTTCGGCGAGCGCCGTCGTGTCGGTGATCACCAGGCGGCCGCCCTCGTCGATGACGAGCCCCGTCTTGAGCCAGCGGCTCACCACGCGGATGGCGGTCTCTACCGTCGTGCCCGTCATGTCGGCGAGGCTCTGCCGCGTGAGATGGAAGGGCAGGGCCAGCCCCGCCTTGGTGCGCGCGCCGTCGCGCTCGGCCAGCCGGAGGAGCGTCGCGGCCAGCCGCGCCTCGACCGGGTCCACGGACAGCGACTTGACCGAGTCGTGAGCTTCGCGAAGCCTCCGCCCGATCATGAGCGCCATCTCCTTGATCACGACCGGGTGTCGCTCGCTCGCGGCGATCAGTGCGTCGGCCGGGATCTTGAGCACGGTGGTGGGCTCGAGGGCCTGGGCGGCGGCGGGATACGGGCGCTTCTCGATGACAGCGACGCCGCCGAAGATCTCTCCGCGGCCCAAGAGCTCGAGCACGACGTCCTTGCCCGTGCTCGAGTGCCTCACGATCTTCACGCGCCCCGACGTGACCACGCAGAGCCAGCGCGCCGGGTCGCCCTCCATGAAGACGTACTCGCGCGTCCGGTATGTGTCCTCGCGGGCCGCTCCGGCCAGGGCCTCGATCTCCTTGGCGGGCAGCCCGGCGAAAACGGGGTTGGACTTGAGCGCCGTCACCCGCTCGCCCGTGGGCATGGCGAGACGATAACACGGTGCGCCGCGCCCCATCCGTGGCGCCGCTGCCCCATCCGCGCGCGGGGGCGGAACGCTAACGGCGCGAAATCATGGCTCGGGTCCGTGGCACCCACGTTGCACTGCTCATGGCCGGCAGTGATCACTCCGTCCAGGGAGGCAGCCATGCATGTCAGCGAGTTGATGAGCCGAAACGTAGTGACGATCAGGGCCGACGATTCCTGCCTCGAGGCGGTGGCGCGGATGCACGGCGCGCGCGTCCGGCACCTGCCCGTCGTGGGTGCCGAAGGCGGCCTTATCGGGGTGGTGACCGACCGCGACCTGCGCCACCATCTCTTCGCCCCGCGCGTGCTGAAGGATGTGGGCACGATCGCCGTCGACATCATCCTCAAGGCGGTGCCGGTGAAGGACGTCATGTCCTCGCCCGTCATGAGCGTGCCCGCCAAGGCCGACGTCGTCGAAGCGGCGCGCATCATGCTGGAGGACAAGGTCGGCTCCCTCCCGGTGGTTGAAGGCGGGAAGGTCGTCGGCATCGTCACCGAAACGGACGTGCTGCGGCAAATCTGCAAGGTCGACGCCGCGTGCTCCAAGGACGTCGCCGAGATCGTCGTTTCCTACCCGTGACGGGCGGCCGGCTCGCCCGCGCGGCGCTCGAAGAGCAGGGTGACCACGCCGGCCTCGAGGTGCCGCTCCCGGATCTCGGTGAAGCGCGTGAGCAGGCCGAGCATGCGCGTGTTGTCGGCGAGCACGTAGGCGCAGAAGCGGTGGATGCCCCGCGCCTCGGCGGCCTCGAGCAGGTGACGCAGGAGGATCGCGCCAAGGCCCTGGCCCTGCAAGCCGTCCTGGACCACGAAGGCGACCTCGACCGTGTCGAGGTTCTCCGTGGGCTCGTAGCGGCCCACGCCGACCAGCTCCGGGGCGCCGGCCGGCCCGCGCTCCGCCACGAGCGCCAGCCGGCGCCGGTAGTCCACGGTGGCGAAGAGGCGCGCCCAGTCAGGCGGCAGGCGCTTCATGACGGTGAAGAAGCGCTGGTAGGCGCTGTGGCGGCTCAGCCGGTCGTAGAAGTCGATGAGGCGCGGCGCGTCTTCGGGACGTATGGGGCGGAGATGAAGCTCCGTCCCATCCTTCAGTGTGACGTCACGCTCCAGCTCCCGCGGATAGTCCGATTCCCCCACAATGCATGATTCTAGCCCAGGGCTCACCGCCACGAGCGCAGTCCCTTGGCACGCACTCGACGCCACCGAGGTGGCGGCCTTACTGGCCGCTGATCCCGGAGTCGGCCTGTCCCAGGACGAAGCCCGGGCGAGGCTCGTGCGGGTGGGGCCGAACCGCGTCGGCGAGCACCGCGAGAGGCCGATCTGGCGGCTCGTCCTTGATCAGTTCGCGAGCCTCGTCGTCCTGCTGCTGCTCGGCGCCGCGGCCGTCGCCTGGAGCCTCGGCGAAGGTCTCGAGGCCGTGGCGATCCTGGCTGCGCTCGTCCTCAACGCCGCGATCGGCGCAGGCTCCGAGTGGCGGGCGCGGCGCTCTCTCGCCGGGCTCCGCGCCCTGGCCGTGCCCCGGGCCTTGGCGTGGCGAGACGGACATCCGCTCTCCGTCCCGACTGCCGAGCTTGTGCCCGGCGACCTCATCGTGCTCGAAGCGGGAGCCCAGGTTCCCGCGGATGCCAGGCTTGTCAGCGCCGCCGCGCTGCGGATGAGCGAGGCCGCACTCACCGGAGAGAGCCTCCCGGTGGGCAAGAACGCGCAGGCCCGTCTTGCATCCGCCACGCCGCTGCCCGAGCGATGCACCATGGTCTATCTCGGCACCGGCGTCCTCGCCGGCGCCGGCAGGGCCATGGTGACGGCGACGGGCCTCGCCACCGAGCTCGGCAGGATCGGTCAGATGGTCGCCCTCGCGGGCGAGCGCGCGACGCCGCTCGAGGCGCAGGTGGAAGCTCTCGGGCGGCGCCTCGTCGTGCTGGCGATCGGCATCTGCGCGGTGGTCGGCGTCGCCGGCATCCTTCACGGCGAGTCGATCGGGCTCATGCTCGAGACCGCCATCAGCCTTGCCATCGCTGCCATCCCCGAAGGGCTGCCTGCGATCACCACGGTGGCGCTGGCCGCCGGACTCTGGCGGCTCGCGCGCGCCGGCGCCCTCGTCCGGCGGCTGCCTGCCGTTGAGACCCTTGGATCCACGACGGTGATCTGCGCCGACAAGACCGGCACCATGACCGAAAATCAGATGACCGTGACGCGCCTCGTGCTCGGCGGGCGCTCGCTCGCCGTTTCGGGCGGCGGCCGCTCCGCCGCCGGCGCCATCACCGAGGACGGCGCGCGCGTGGACGCCCCGGCTGATCCTCAGGTCCGACTGCTGCTCACCGCCGGGGTGTTGGTCAACGACGCGCACGCCGCGCCTGGGGATGACGGGCTCGCGCTCGGCGGCGATCCGACCGAGGCCGCGCTGCTGGTGGCGGCGCTCAAGGCTGGGCTCGATCCCGCGGCGCTTCGGCTGGCCTGGCCGCGCCGCCGGGAGATTCCGTTTGACCCCGGCGCGCGGCTCATGACGACATTCCACGAGGGCCCCGAGGGGCGGCGCGTCCTCTTCGTCAAGGGTGGGCCGGGCGCGGTGCTGGATCTTTGCACGCGCCGCGAGAGCGCGGCGGGCCCGGTGCCGATCACGGATGTCGAGCGCGGACGCATCCGGGCGGACAACGACGCGCTCGCGGCCGACGCCCTGCGAGTGCTCGCTGTGGCGTGGCGTCCGGAAGGCTGGCCGGCCGAGGGTCTTCCCGTCGACCTCGTCTTCCTCGGGCTCGTCGGGCTCGCCGATCCCATCCGTCCCGGAGTCGAGGAGGCCATCGGGCGCTGTGCCCGTGCCGGCATTCGTACGGTCATGCTGACAGGCGACCAGCGTGCCACGGCAGAGGCCGTCGGTCGCCGGCTCGGACTGCCGCCGGAAGCGATCCAGAGCCGCGTCACGCCCGAGGGCAAGATGAGGCTCGTCGAGGAGCTGCAGGGCCGGGGCGAGGTGGTGGCGATGACGGGCGACGGTGTCAACGACGCGCCCGCGCTCGCACGCGCGGACATCGGCGTCGCGATGGGCCGCGCCGGGACGGATGTGGCGCGCGAATCCGCCGACCTCGTGCTGACCGACGACAACTTCGCCACGATCGTGCGGGCCGTGGAGGAGGGGCGCGTCATCTACGCCAACCTCCGGAAGACCATCCACTTCCTGTTCTCCTGCAACCTCTCCGAGATCCTCACCATTTTCGTGGCGATTCTCCTGGGCTACCCGACACCGCTCCTTCCCCTGCAGATCCTCTGGATCAACCTGGTCACGGACACCCTGCCGGCGCTCGCCCTCGTGCGCGACCCGGCCGAGCCCGATATGATGACGCGCGCTCCCCGCGATCCCGCCGAGGCGCTCGTGACGTGGAACTTCGGGCTTCGGATTCTGATCGAGGGGGCGCTGCTGGCGGCCGGTGTCCTCAGCGCCTATCTCTGGGCCGCGTGGCAGGACGGTCCAGGGCCCCGTGCGAGCACCATGGCCTTCGTCGCCATCGTGCTCATCCACCCCTTCCAGGCGATGCACTGCCGCTCTCCTCGGACGCCCTGGTGGCGGCTTCCGGTCAACCCGCTGAGCTGGATGTCGCTGATCGTCCTTGTCGCGCTCCAGTGGGCCGCCGTCGGGTACCTGCCGATGAATCGGCTGCTGAGCACCGAGCCTCTGGCCCTGAGCGACTGGGCTGTCGTGTCCGCCGCCATCCTCTGGCCCGTCGCTCTGGTGGAAGCCGCCAAGGCCTGGGGTTGGTTGGTACCACTGGGGCACGCCCGCCCCAAGCGGAATGGCCCGGAGCCGGGCGGGCGCGACGAAACCCTCCGAAATCCTTGACCGCGGGCCTTGGCATGTCCGTTGCTCCTTTGGAGAGAGGGAAGGCTCCCCCTGAGAGGACAAACCATGGTTATCGACATCCACGGAGTGGAGAAGGACAGGGCGCTGCGCGCCCGGGCGGCCAAGGTGGTCGGCGCGGCGCTTGAGCCCATCAAGCTGGCGCCCATCCGGGCGAATGTCACGTTCTTCGACGACAACGGTCCCAAGGGCGGGCTGGGCATGCGCTGCGCGATGGACGTGCGGCTGCCCTATCGCCCGGCGATCCGTGTCGAGCAGGTGGCCGAAACGACGCGGCTCGCCTTTGACGGCGCCTTCGCCGCGCTCGAGCGCCAGTTGGAGCGTTATCGCGAGCGGGCTCGCGACAGCCAGCGGCATCCGAAGAAGTACTTCGTCGCCAAGCGTCTGCTGGCGGGCGGCCTTCAAACGCCGGCCCGGTCCAGGCGCGTCAGGCGACGGAAGGAGGTCTAGGGCCATGAAGCGCATCGTCGTCCCGCTGGATGCATCCCCGGTCGCCGAATCAGTGCTGCCCGTGGTGGCTGATCTCGCCCGCGCCGGAGGCGGCTCTATCCGGCTGCTGCGCGTGGAGCCGGTGCCCGACAACCGCGTCGGTTTCGATCGGCGCGTTGTCGCCTACGCCGACCAGGAGATGGCGCGGCTCGAGGCGGAGGGGCTCGACTATCTCAAGACGGTCGCGGCGCGGCTGGGCGGTATCTCCATCGAGTCGTGCGTCCGGTTCGGCGACCCGCTGACCGAGATCCTGAAGGAGGCGGCCGCTTTCGACGCCGACCTGATCGCGGTGACCACGGCCTGCAGGAGCGGTCTCGGTCGGACCGTGCTCGGCAGCGTGGCCGAACGCGTCTTCCGCAAGGCCGAGACGCCCGTGCTCCTCTACCGGCCCAGCCGGGCCGACCTCGCCTGACGCCATGGGAGCCCCTGCGATGGACCTGCGCACGCGTATGGCTGAGCTGGCCAAGATCGGCAAGGCGGACACTCCGGTAGTCAGCGTCTATCTGGACACCCGCTGGAGCGACGAGCACCAGCGGGACCGCGTCCGCATCTTCCTCAAGAACGAGATCGCCAAGGCGCGGGAGGCCCGCGGCCGCCGCGCCGCCCCGGCCGATCTCGACTGGATCCAGTCCGCGGGCGACGAGCTGGTCTCCCAGGCGGCCGTCCCCGACACGCGCGGCGTGGCGCTCTTCGCCTGCGCGTCCGTCGGGCTGCGCGAGCTGCTGCGCTTCCGCGTGCCGTTCGCCAACGCCTTCACCGTGGACGACACGCCGTTCCTGGCGCCGCTGGCCGAGGCCGTCCAGCAGACGCTCTCCACGCTCGTCGCTTTCGTGGACACCGAGAGCGCCCGCCTGATGCACGTGACCCGCGAGGGTCTCGGCGAGGAGGTCGCTCTGGCGACCGACATGCCGGGGCACCACAGCCGGGGCGACGAGTGGGTGCAGTTTGCGAAGTCGCGCTACGAGCGGCATATCCGCGAGCACCGCGGTCGTCACTTCGCCGCGGTGGCCGAGAGCCTCGGCCAGCTCATCGACGCGCACGGTGTGGAGCGCATCGTGCTGGCCGGGGAGCCCAAGAACGTCTCTGCGCTCCGCCGCGAGCTGCCGCCGCGGATCGGCGCCCATATCGTCGGCGACGTCTCGGCGGCCCGGCACGAACCCTCGGCCGTCATCGTGGGCCGCGCCGTCGAGCTGGTCGCGTCCCTCGACGCCTCCAGCGATGTCCCGACCGTGGACGCCGTCCTGACCGAGGCGGCCAAGAGCCGACAGGCGGTGGCCGGGGTGGAGGAGACGGTCGAGGCGGTCAACAGGGGAGCGGTCCGTTGGCTGTACGTGCTCCGCGGCGTGCGCGCTCCGGCGAGCGCCTGCCCCGGGTGCGGCGCGCTGTTTCCCGGCGTGGCCGAGGACTGTCGGGTCTGCGGCAAGGCGCTTCAGGCGGTGGAGCTGGGCGAGACCCTCGTCCACCGCGTGCTCGCGGCGGGCGGTACGGTGGACACCGTCGAGGCGCACCAGGGCCTGGCGGCGGTAGGCGGCGTGGCGGCTCTGCTCCGCTACCCGCTCTGAGACAGCCGTGCGAGTGGCAGGCGCGTCATGATGGCCCACCGGCTGGCGCCCGAAGAGCTGCGGGTCGTCTGCGACCCTGCGACGCTGCCGTTCGTCTCCACGGCCGAGCTGCCGCCGCTCGACGGCATGATCGGCCAGGATCGCGCGGTGAGCGCCACGACCTTCGGCGTCGGCATGCGCGAGGTGGGCTACAACCTTTTCGTCCTCGGGCCCTCGCGCACCGGCAAGACCTCGGCGATGAAGCGGGTCCTGGCCCGCGCGGCCGAGCCCGAACCGGTGCCGCCCGACTACTGCTACGTGCACAATTTCGAAGATCCCTACCGGCCGGTGGCGCTCGAGCTGCCGGCTGGGCGGGGGCGCGCGCTGCGCCAGGCCACGGAGCGGCTGACCGGGGAGTGCAGGACGCGCGTCCCGCGGGCCTTCGAGGGGGAGGAGTTCGAGCGGCGGAAATCGGAGGTCCTGGAGCAGCTCACCCGGGGCCAGCACGAGGAAATCCGGCGCCTCGAGGAGGCCGCGCGCGCCGAGAAGTTCGCCGTGCTCCGCACGCCGGCGGGGCTGGCGATCGCGCCCGCCCCCCAGGGCGAGCCGCTGACCTCGGAGGAGTTCGCGGCCCTCCCCGATGCGGCAAAGGAGCAGATCGGCGCGCAGGGCAGCGCGCTCCAGGACCGCGTGGACGCGACGGTCCGGGAGCTGCGTCGGCTCGAGCGCGAGGCGCGGGAGGCGCAGGAGAAGCTCGTCGGCGAGGTCGCAGCGGCGGCCATCCGGCCGCTCATCCAGGAGCTGCGCGAGGAGTTCACCGGGCTGCCGGGCGTCGAGCGCTACCTGGGACACGTGGAGGCCGACCTGATGGCCCACGCCGAGGAGTTCCGAGCGCTCGAGTCGGGCAAGCCGGCTTTCCCGCTGTTCGTTTCCCCGGGGGCCTTTCTCGAGCGCTACCAGGTCAACGTGCTCGTGGACCGGAGCGGCGCCCGCGGGGCGCCTGTCGTCTTCGAGCAGGTTCCGACCCACCGAAACCTCTTCGGCCGGGTCGAGCACCGCGCGCAGTTCGGCGCGCTCGTCACCGACTTCACGCTCATAAAGCCGGGCGCCCTCCACCAGGCCAACGGCGGCTACCTGATCCTCGCGGCCGTGGACGTGCTGCGGGCCGTCCTCGCGTGGGACGCGCTCAAGAAGGCGGTCAAGAGCCGCTCGATCCGGATCGAGGAGCCGCTGGACGAGTGGCGGCTGGCGAGCGCGCAGAGCCTGGCACCGGAACCCATCCCCCTGTCGGTCAAGGTGGTGCTGATCGGCAGCCCTTTCATCTACTACCTCCTCTATGCCCTCGATGAGGACTTCCGCGAGCTGTTCAAGGTCAAGGTCGACTTCGACGACTCGCTCCCGCGCACGCCCGAGTTCGAGATCTTCTACGCGCGCTTCGTGGGCAGCGCATGCCGGGACGAGGAACTGCCGGCCTTCGGCCCGGGGGCGGTCGCCAAGCTCATCGAGCACTGCTCACGGCTGGTGGCCGACCAGGCCCGGCTCACCTCCCGCCTCGGCGAGGTCCTCGACCTGATCAGGGAGTCGGCGTTCTGGGCAAGGCGGCGAGACCGCGGCGTCGTCGGCGCTGAGGACGTGCGGCACGCCATCGAGCAGAAGACCTATCGCTCGAGCCTCATCGACGAGCGGGTGCGGCGGCTGATCGGCGAGGGAACCCTGCTCATCGCCACTGACGGCCGGACGACGGGACAGGTCAACGGCATCGCCGTGCTCGACCTGGCCGATCACGCCTTCGGCCGACCGTGCCGGATCACCGCGCGCACCTTCTCGGCCGAGCCGGGCGTCGTGGACATCGAGCGGGAGGCCAAGCTTGGCGGGCCGGTCCATTCGAAGGGCGTGATGATTCTCTCGGGCTTCCTCGCGGGGCGCTATGCGCGCGAGCGGCCGCTGGCGCTGTCGGCCTCTTTGGCTTTCGAGCAGTCGTACGAGGAGGTCGAGGGCGACAGCGCCTCGTCGGCAGAGCTCTACGCACTCCTGTCGAGCCTGGCCGGCATCCCGCTCAGCCAGAGCCTCGCGGTAACAGGATCGGTGAACCAGCACGGCGAGGTCCAGCCGGTGGGCGGGATCAACGAGAAGATCGAGGGCTTCTTCGACGTGTGTGCCGCTCGCGGGCTCACGGGGCAGCAAGGGGTGATCATCCCCGCGGCCAACGTGCGCCACCTCATGCTGCGCGAGGACGTGGTCGAGGCGGTGCGGGCGGAGCGCTTCGGCGTCCACGCGGTCTCGACGGTGGACGAGGGCCTGGCGCTCCTGTCGGGCATCGAGACCGGCGTGCGCGGGCTCGACGGGCGCTATCCGGAGGGCAGCTTCAACGCGGCCGTGGAGGACACGTTGGCCGCGAACATCGAGCGTCTCAAGGAGATGCGAGCGGACGGCAAACGGCGTCTGATCCTGCAGCCGTCCGAGGAGGAGGGACAGACATGGCGACCTACGTGATGCTGACGCGACTCACCCCCGAGGCGGTCAAGGTGCCCGGCGACCTCAAGAAGCTCGAG
This genomic interval carries:
- a CDS encoding formylglycine-generating enzyme family protein; its protein translation is MRRLALVTLALVLAGAGVLAASPGDMARVGPGVLRPVYAPAPGVTTVDVAAFTLDRLPVTNGEFLSFVTGHPGWRRDRVARVFADDGYLAHWAGPVELGPDARPDQPVTRVSWFAAKAYCSARGKRLPTEAEWELAGAAGDTGPDGAAEPGFRERILAWYARPATAKLPAVGSGQPNFWGIRDLHGLVWEWVLDYNSTLVSGDSRSGKSADRLPFCGTGAFTAGDNEDYASFMRLAFRSSLEARYTTRALGFRCAGDVEVASR
- a CDS encoding SCO family protein, with the protein product MAIAAVAGLLAAGVAAAPPAAAEDHHHKAMEAAPPRGDSIYALSASLVDQRGRPVCLDLFRGHPVLISMFYATCPDACPLLIADLQRIERELPPRIKADLRIALVSLDPERDTPDALRALARARHVDEFRWRLLRAPEDTVREIAALLGIKYRRLADGNFNHSSVITLLDPDGVILVRDEGIGGSHATLLRSLRAAQSAPSR
- a CDS encoding iron-sulfur cluster assembly protein, which encodes MSAFDRAPAIAGSSDAPTREQVLEALGGVLDPELGMSVVELGLVYDIDIVNGAVTITMTLTAPGCPVHDVMPGWIRQTVTAVPGVLSVDVRITFDPPWTPERIKLSPRNRGLLA
- a CDS encoding cbb3-type cytochrome c oxidase subunit I, with amino-acid sequence MTGAGPSTAKAPSPTLPLSYLVTAVAAFVLACAAVPALAPELAGHYYHPRLTALAHTVTLGWITLSIMGASYQLIPIVLERPVWSQRLARWQFWILAVGIAGMVAHFYIGRWPGLLMTAAMVGAGVAMHLVNVALTLSSVERWTFTARFIAMAFTGLGLTVVFGLVLGADRIWKFLPGGFFPTLHAHFHLALLGWVAPMLIGVAARVYPMFLLAPEPSGWPERVQFWGLALGVPAVVTGLLGAPALVAPSAIAIAAAAAAHLTWVSRMARDRKRPALDWGLRFVLTGSVFLIAAGAVGLGLAFDLLSGPRAALAYAVLALGGWVSLTIVGMMLKIIPFLVWYRIYSPLAGRAPVPTLAQLGWPAAEGLAYALLTGGVTALAAALATGHARLIGAAGVILAAGAVCFAAAVARVLHHMAPCGRRPAAAAGARTA
- a CDS encoding DUF2249 domain-containing protein: MADRPQALRRVTAANEVHLDVREDIRRGQEPFARIMATVKALTPEQALVLRAPFEPVPLLAALGKRGFASWSEQSAPDDWTVWFYREPSAPAEAVAGARAAASAEGDMAVLDVRGLEPPEPMVQILERLDTLAPGQRLVVLHERRPMLLYPQLDERGFLHDTEEVEPGLVRIVVRCPGAAPP
- a CDS encoding DUF542 domain-containing protein, which translates into the protein MAHECGCQSNSPATAQATGAPITADLTVGDVAHHYAGALDIMKEMGINHCCGAHLTLREAAASAGVALDALLDALNRPAAVKA
- a CDS encoding cbb3-type cytochrome c oxidase subunit I yields the protein MTPLVRRYIKTSFVFLLAGLLLGGWIVAAEFLAGRYPPRLFITAHVHLLLVGFMLMMVMGVATWMFPRPAKDDTRYRPELAEAVYWMMAVSTAVRAAAELWAGLSPAPALRLAIAAGSLGQLGGALLFVVNMWRRVRMPPAAAQH
- a CDS encoding Crp/Fnr family transcriptional regulator, coding for MPTGERVTALKSNPVFAGLPAKEIEALAGAAREDTYRTREYVFMEGDPARWLCVVTSGRVKIVRHSSTGKDVVLELLGRGEIFGGVAVIEKRPYPAAAQALEPTTVLKIPADALIAASERHPVVIKEMALMIGRRLREAHDSVKSLSVDPVEARLAATLLRLAERDGARTKAGLALPFHLTRQSLADMTGTTVETAIRVVSRWLKTGLVIDEGGRLVITDTTALAEIAAGEPED
- a CDS encoding CBS domain-containing protein; its protein translation is MSRNVVTIRADDSCLEAVARMHGARVRHLPVVGAEGGLIGVVTDRDLRHHLFAPRVLKDVGTIAVDIILKAVPVKDVMSSPVMSVPAKADVVEAARIMLEDKVGSLPVVEGGKVVGIVTETDVLRQICKVDAACSKDVAEIVVSYP